Below is a window of Streptomyces qaidamensis DNA.
CACCGACTTCGTCTTCATGGTCCGCGAGACCTCGCAGATGTTCATCACCGGCCCCGACGTCGTCAAGGCGGTCACCGGCGAGGAGATCACGCAGAACGGCCTGGGCGGCGCGGACGTCCACGCCGAGACGTCCGGTGTCTGTCACTTCGCCTACGACGACGAAGAGACCTGCATCGCCGAGGTCCGCTACCTCATCTCCCTGCTCCCGCAGAACAACCGCGAGAACCCGCCCCGCACGGAGCCCTCGGACGCGGCCGACCGCCGTTCGGACGTCCTCCTGGACCTCGTCCCGGCGGACGGCAACCGGCCGTACGACATGGCCAAGGTCATCGAGGAGATCGTCGACGACGGCGACTACCTGGAGGTCCACGAGCGCTGGGCCCGCAACATCATCTGCGCGCTGGGCCGGATGGACGGCCAGGTCGTCGGCATCGTCGCCAACCAGCCTCAGTCCCTGGCGGGTGTGCTGGACATCGAGGCCTCCGAGAAGGCGGCCCGCTTCGTCCAGATGTGCGACGCGTTCAACATTCCGATCATCACTCTTCTGGACGTGCCCGGCTTCCTCCCGGGCGTCGACCAGGAGCACGGTGGCATCATCCGCCACGGCGCGAAGCTCCTCTACGCCTACTGCAACGCGACCGTGCCCAGGATCTCCCTGATCCTGCGGAAGGCCTACGGAGGTGCGTACATCGTCATGGACAGCCAGTCCATCGGTGCCGACCTCACCTACGCCTGGCCGACGAACGAGATCGCCGTCATGGGCGCGGAGGGCGCGGCCAACGTCATCTTCCGCCGCCAGATCGCCGACGCCGAGGACCCCGAGGCCATGCGGGCCCGCATGGTCAAGGAGTACAAGTCCGAGCTGATGCACCCCTACTACGCGGCCGAGCGCGGTCTGGTCGACGACGTCATCGACCCCGCCGAGACCCGCGAGGTGCTCATCAAGTCCCTCGCCATGCTCCAGACCAAGCACGCGGACCTGCCGTCCCGCAAGCACGGCAACCCGCCGCAGTAACCCGGCGGACATCTTCCTCACGGAGACTGACACTCATGGAATCTGCTGATATCCGCGTCGAGAAGGGCCACGCCGAGCCCGAGGAGGTCGCCGCCATCACGGCCATCCTCCTGGCCCGCGCCGCCGCCCGCCCCACCGACCCGGCCCCGGCCCACCGCGGCCGCATCAAGGCCGGCTGGCGCCGCCTGGAGCGCGAGCCGGGCTTCCGCGCCCCGCACAGCTGGCGCTGACCACCCTTCGAACAAAGGGCCCCTCCACACGGAGGGGCCCTTTGTTCGTAGCCCTGGGGGTGCGCGCCGTGAGGGGCGCGGGGAACTGCGTGACAAGCCACGATCCACCTGCACCCGGCAACGCGACAGCCCCCGGCAGCCCAGAGGCCGCCAGGGGCTGTCCCACAGCGGGGGAACTACCGCAGACGAGCCATCAGCGCGTGCTCGACCAGCGTGATCAGCGCCGACTTCGCGTCCGCGCGGTGGCGGGCGTCCGTCGTGATGATCGGGGTGTCGGGGCCGATCTGGAGCGCCTCGCGGACCTCGTCCGGCGTGTACGGCTGCTGGCCGTCGAAGCCGTTCAGGGCGATGACGAACGGCAGGCCCGAGTTCTCGAAGTAGTCGACGGCGGGGAAGCAGTCGGCGAGCCTCCTCGTGTCGACCAGCACGATCGCGCCGATGGCGCCGCGCACCAGGTCGTCCCACATGAACCAGAAGCGGTCCTGGCCCGGCGTACCGAAGAGGTACAGGATCAGGTCCTGGTCCAGGGTGATACGGCCGAAGTCCATGGCGACCGTCGTGGTCGTCTTGTCCCCGGTGTGGGTCAGGTCGTCGATGCCGGCCGAAGCGGACGTCATGACGGCCTCTGTGCGCAGCGGATTGATCTCCGAGACGGCACCCACGAACGTGGTCTTGCCCACGCCGAAGCCGCCAGCCACCACGATCTTCGCGGACGTGGTGGAGCGGGAAGGCCCTCCGCTAGAGCTTGCGAAGTCCACTGAGCACCCTTTCGAGCAGTGTCACGTCTGGCTGGCCGCCGGCGTTCTCGTCGCCGCCGGGCTGATGGATGGCGACCAGTCCCGCCTCCGCCAAGTCGGCGACGAGGATCCTGGCCACGCCGAGAGGGATCGTGAGGAGCGCCGAGATCTCGGCGACCGACTTGATTTCCCGGCAGAGGTTGCAGATCCGCTGATGCTCGGGCAACTGGCCCTGCATCTGGTGCGGCTGCGCGGTGGTGTGCACCAGCGCCTCGATGGCGAGCTGGTAGCGCGGGCGGGTCCGGCCGCCGGTCATGGCGTACGGACGCACCAACGGATTGTGGGTGTTCGACGCCCCGCCGGGCGCCGGCTCCGGGGCGCGGCGCTGCGGCTGCACGGGCTGGATGCGCGGGGCCGGCGGCTGGTCGTACGGCGACGGGCCGGGGCCCTGCGGCGCGTACGGCTGCCGGTGGCTCGGTGCGGAGGGGAAGTTGTAACGGTTCGGGTTCTGACCACCGTCGCCCTGGCCCTGGGCAGGGCCGTACGACCAGTTGCCCGAAGGCGAACCGCCTGGGGGTGTTGCCACTTTCTCCTCCTCCGACTGTGCCTGGCACCCATCGCTGTGGAGCCGCGTCCCGAAACCTTACGGCCACGGGACGCCAAAACGCACCGTCCGTCTGTTAGTTGAGCAGGCTCCCCTGGAGCTCTGCGCGAAGGTCCGGTGTCAGGACCGTACCGGCTCGGTCGACCAGCAGCGCCATCTCGTACCCGATGAGGCCGATGTCCGCCTCCGGATGTGCGAGAACGGCGAGCGACGAACCGTCGGATACGGACATGATGAAGAGGAACCCCCGCTCCATCTCCACAACGGTCTGGTTCACGGCGCCTCCCTCGAAGATCCGGGAAGCGCCCGCCGTCAGCGACGTCAGACCGGAGGCGACGGCCGCGAGCTGGTCGGCGCGGTCGCGGGGGAAGCCTTCGGACATCGCCAGAAGGAGTCCGTCGGCGGAGACCACCACCGTGTGGGACACCCCCGGGGTGTTGTCCACGAAGTTGGTGATCAACCAGTTCAGGTTCTGTGCCGCCTGGCTCATCGGGCTCACACTAACGCTCCTGGTTGTAGGTGCTGTCAGGACCGAAGCCCTGGCCGTTCGTTTCACTGCCTGCGCTGCGTCCGCGCTGGACGCCCCGACGCAGGTTGCTCAGCCTGCCCCGGACGTCCTCCGGAGCGCGGGAGATCTGTGGGCCTCCCTGGGGGGTGCTCTCGGCGGCCCCCTCGATCAGGTTGGCCTTGGGCACCCGCCTCGGCAGGCCGGAGGAGGTGACCCCGCCCGCCTTGGGCTTCCGGAGCTGCGAAGCCTGCTGCCACCGCTCGTCGTTGGCCGAGCGCCAGTCGTCGCCGTTGCTCTCCGGAGCGGAGGCCGGCGGCTCCTGGCTCACATGCCGTGCGCCACCCGTGCCGTTCGCACCGCTCGCGGTGGCCCCACGGCGGGGAAGCCCGGCGTCGGTCATCGTGTGAGCGGCGGAGGGGCTCGATCCCGGACGGTCGAAGCCTACGCGGTCCTGCTCACTTGCGTCAGCGGCCTGCGCAGATTCCGTTTCCGGGGCCTGAGAAGGGTACTGGCTCGGGTAGCCGTTCTGGTAACCGTCCTGCTGAGGCCAGTCGTCCTGGTGGCGCCGCTGCTCGAACGCGGCGAAACCGCCCTGCCCCCCCGTGCCCGGAGCCGAGGGCTCCTCCTGGGCCGGCTCCGGATAGGAGGGCTCCGGGTAGCCGCCGTTCGGCGAGAAGGTGTCGTTCTGCGGCAGACCACCGTTCGGCGCGTAGTACTGCTCGTCGTACGCAGACCGCTGCGGCTCCTCGTACGACGCCTGCTGCTGCTCCTGGTACGGCGCCTGCTGCTCCTGGTACGGCGCCTGCTGCTCCTCGTACGGCGCCTGGCGGTCGTACGCGGACGGCTGCTGCTCCGGGTAGCCGGACTGGCCGGTGTCGTAGGCCTGCCCGGTGTCGTAGCCCTGTCCGGCGTTGTACTCGTCGCGGTACCCCGTCGCCTGGTTCGGCTCCTGCCCGCTCTGCCCGGGCAGAGCGGGCTGCTCGTGCGACTGGGCCTCCAGGGCCGCCCGGCGCTCCTCGCGCATCAGGGAGCGGCCGACGGGGTCCAGCTCGCGTATGTCGTCGGGGACCTCGGAGTAACGGCTGTCGTCGAAGCCGAGCTCCGCGGCCGTGCGCATGGGCTGCTGGTTGAAGTTCTCGCCGCCGCCGCCGAAGTTCTGCTCCGGGATGATCTGCGAGACGGTGAACTCGTCGCGGTCCACGTGCTGCTCGCCGCCACCACCGTGGGTGATCGCGTCCGGCAGCATGACCAGCGAGGTCGTGCCGGCCTGCTCGCCCGAGGGGCGCAGCTGGACCCGGATGCCGTGCCGGTCGGACAGCCGGCCGACCACGAACAGGCCCATGCGCTGGGAGATCGCGGCGTCCACGGTCGGCGGGTTGGCCAGCTTGTGGTTGATGTCCGCGAAGTCCTCGGCGGTGAGGCCGATGCCCTTGTCGTGGATCTCGATCATCACGCGGCCGTCGGGGAGACGGGTCGCGGTGACGCGGACCTTGGTCTGCGGGGAGGAGAACGTCGTGGCGTTCTCCAGGAGCTCGGCGAGCAGGTGCACGAGGTCGGTCACGGCACGGCCGTGGATCTCGGCCTCCGGGACGCCGGAGAGCTCGATGCGCTCGTACTGCTCCACCTCGGAGGAGGCGGCGCGCAGCACGTCGACCAGCGGGACCGGCTGGTCCCAGCGGCGGCCGGGCTCCTCGCCGGCGAGGACCAGGAGGTTCTCGCCGTTGCGGCGCATACGGGTCGCCAGGTGGTCCAGCTTGAAGAGGTTCTCCAGCTGGTCCGGGTCGGCCTCGTTGTTCTCCAGGTCGGTGATCAGGGTCAGCTGGCCCTCGATCAGCGACTGGTTGCGGCGCGACAGGTTGGTGAAGATCGCGTTGATGTTGCCCCGCAGCAGGGCCTGCTCGGCGGCGAGCCGGACGGCCTCGCGGTGGACCTGGTCGAAGGCGCGGGCGACCTCGCCGATCTCGTCGGTCGTGGAGATCGGGATGGCCTGGACGCGGGTGTCGACGCGTCCGGGGTCGGTACGGGAGAGCTGGTCGACCAGCATCGGCAGACGCTGCTCGGCGATACCGAAGGCGGCGTTGCGCAGCTGGCGCATCGAGCGGCTCATCTGGCGGGCGACCGCGCCGGCCAGGATGAACGCGAGAAGCAGGGCGACCACGACGGCGGCACCGGTGATGTAGGCGTCACGCTGGGCGTCGTCGGCGATGTCGGACGCTTCGCTCACGGCCTTGTCGGCCAGGTCCGTCTCGATCTTTTCGTACGCGTTGAACTTGAGCGTGTTGACCGCCCACCAGTTCTCGGCGGTGATGCCCCGCTCGGCGAGGGCGGCGCGCGCGCTCGGGTCCGTGCTCTGCAGCGTGGCCACGCCCGAGATCATCGTCGTCAGCTTGGCGGGCGGCGGGACGTAGTCCGGGTTCTTGGCCTTGGCCTCCCGGGCCATCGCGGCACCGTCGGCCCTGATCTTGGCCTCGGCCTCCTCGAGCTTGGCCGCGTCCTGCTCGGTGCCACCGCCGATGTACTCCTGCACGGCGATGCGCTCGAGGTAGGCGTACGAGGAGAGGGCGATGCGCTGGCTGGCCAGGTTGCCGGCGTCCGGGCCCGGCTTGACCAGGATGTGCATGCCGATGGAGCGCTGCAGCGACAGGGCCGCCTTGGTGAGCTCGATGGCGTACACGGTCCGGCCGTAGCTGGTGATGTTGCCGGTGCCGAGACCGAGCTCGTTGGCGAACTCCGTCAGCGGGTGGGCGACCTCGACGTAGCCCTCTTCGGTCTGGACGCCCTGGAGCTTGTTGGTGTAAGCGGCCTGGCGCAGGGTGGCCAGCTCGGGCTCCACCTTGCGGAAAAGCTTCAGCCGGCGCTCCAGGCCGGGCTTGGCCGGCATGTTCTGGGCCGCGGCGTCGAAGGCGTCGGACGCCTCGTCGGTGGCCTTGCGGACCTGGGTGACGGTCGCCTTGTCCTGGGCGCTCTGGGCGCTGCCCTTCAGCAGGGGCGCCGCCGACGCGTCACGTTCGATGTAGAGGGCGTTGGCGTAGAGGAGCGATGCGCGGACGAGGCGCGCGGTGTTCTCCGCGTCCTCGGCCTCCTGCCAGGTGTCGATCGAGCCCTTCACCTGGAAGCCGCCCATGACGAGGCCGACCAGCACGGGTATGAGCAGGATCGCGTTGAGCCTGGTCGCCACGCGCCAGTTGCGCGGGGAGAGACGGCCGCCGCTCTCGGCGGGTGCGGCCGTCGGTTCCGAACCGGGCACGGGGGCGGGCGCCGCTGTGCGCGGCGGCGGGGTGAAGTTGCCCCGGGCCGACGGCTCGGGACTGTTCTTGCTTCGCCTCACTCGACCAACAACCTCTCGGCGGTCGGCACCAACGTTGTGCCGCAGTGTTCAGAGCCCAACACGACTCGATGGACGAGTACGTCATTGACTATTGGGCAGTTCAGGCATTCCAGCACGACGACCTGCGCTCTTCCAAACAGTCCGGGGCGGGGATTCGACGTGATGTAAGCCCCAGATAAAACGGTCATAAAGAGCGAGCCCCGCCAAAAGGCGGGGCTGTTGTGAGCGCAGCGAGACCGGATGTGCGCGACGCGTGGCCGTACCACCAGATTCCTCTGCCGAAACGTTATGAACACCTTGGCCGACCGTGTCAAAGGACACAGCCGGCTCCGGTGTATCTACGACAACTGCCGTATGGCGCTCCTGAATTGGGTGCTACCTCAGCCGTGCCATCAGAGCGTGCTCGACCAGCGTGATCAGGGCACTCTTCGCATCGGCCCGGTGCCGGGCGTCCGTCGTGATGATCGGGGTGTCCGGTCCGATCTGCAGCGCCTCGCGCACCTCTTCCGGCTGGTAGGGCTGCTGCCCGTCGAAGCCGTTGAGGGCCACGACGAACGGCAGACCCGAGTTCTCGAAGTAGTCGACGGCGGGGAAGCAGTCGGCCAGGCGCCGGGTGTCCACGAGCACCACCGCGCCGATGGCGCCGCGCACCAGGTCGTCCCACATGAACCAGAAGCGGTCCTGGCCCGGCGTACCGAAGAGGTACAGGATCAGGTCCTGGTCCAGGGTGATACGGCCGAAGTCCATGGCCACCGTGGTGGTGGTCTTGTCCCCGGTGTGGGTCAGGTCGTCGATGCCCGCGCTGGCCGAGGTCATCACGGCCTCGGTCCGCAGCGGGTTGATCTCCGAGACGGCGCCCACGAACGTGGTCTTGCCCACGCCGAAGCCACCCGCCACCACTATCTTCGCGGAGGTGGTGGATCGACCCGGGTCAGAGCTTGCGAAGTCCACTGAGCACCCTTTCGAGCAGTGTCACGTCCGGCGCACCGGTGGCGTC
It encodes the following:
- a CDS encoding acyl-CoA carboxylase subunit beta → MTVLDEAPGEPTDSRGRVAELHEIRAQAVAGPSEKATSAQHAKGKLTARERIELLLDPDSFREVEQLRRHRATGFGLEAKKPYTDGVITGWGTVEGRTVFVYAHDFRIFGGALGEAHATKIHKIMDMAIAAGAPLVSLNDGAGARIQEGVSALAGYGGIFQRNTRASGVIPQISVMLGPCAGGAAYSPALTDFVFMVRETSQMFITGPDVVKAVTGEEITQNGLGGADVHAETSGVCHFAYDDEETCIAEVRYLISLLPQNNRENPPRTEPSDAADRRSDVLLDLVPADGNRPYDMAKVIEEIVDDGDYLEVHERWARNIICALGRMDGQVVGIVANQPQSLAGVLDIEASEKAARFVQMCDAFNIPIITLLDVPGFLPGVDQEHGGIIRHGAKLLYAYCNATVPRISLILRKAYGGAYIVMDSQSIGADLTYAWPTNEIAVMGAEGAANVIFRRQIADAEDPEAMRARMVKEYKSELMHPYYAAERGLVDDVIDPAETREVLIKSLAMLQTKHADLPSRKHGNPPQ
- a CDS encoding acyl-CoA carboxylase subunit epsilon, with protein sequence MESADIRVEKGHAEPEEVAAITAILLARAAARPTDPAPAHRGRIKAGWRRLEREPGFRAPHSWR
- a CDS encoding GTP-binding protein, yielding MDFASSSGGPSRSTTSAKIVVAGGFGVGKTTFVGAVSEINPLRTEAVMTSASAGIDDLTHTGDKTTTTVAMDFGRITLDQDLILYLFGTPGQDRFWFMWDDLVRGAIGAIVLVDTRRLADCFPAVDYFENSGLPFVIALNGFDGQQPYTPDEVREALQIGPDTPIITTDARHRADAKSALITLVEHALMARLR
- a CDS encoding DUF742 domain-containing protein, which gives rise to MATPPGGSPSGNWSYGPAQGQGDGGQNPNRYNFPSAPSHRQPYAPQGPGPSPYDQPPAPRIQPVQPQRRAPEPAPGGASNTHNPLVRPYAMTGGRTRPRYQLAIEALVHTTAQPHQMQGQLPEHQRICNLCREIKSVAEISALLTIPLGVARILVADLAEAGLVAIHQPGGDENAGGQPDVTLLERVLSGLRKL
- a CDS encoding roadblock/LC7 domain-containing protein codes for the protein MSQAAQNLNWLITNFVDNTPGVSHTVVVSADGLLLAMSEGFPRDRADQLAAVASGLTSLTAGASRIFEGGAVNQTVVEMERGFLFIMSVSDGSSLAVLAHPEADIGLIGYEMALLVDRAGTVLTPDLRAELQGSLLN
- a CDS encoding nitrate- and nitrite sensing domain-containing protein, with the translated sequence MRRSKNSPEPSARGNFTPPPRTAAPAPVPGSEPTAAPAESGGRLSPRNWRVATRLNAILLIPVLVGLVMGGFQVKGSIDTWQEAEDAENTARLVRASLLYANALYIERDASAAPLLKGSAQSAQDKATVTQVRKATDEASDAFDAAAQNMPAKPGLERRLKLFRKVEPELATLRQAAYTNKLQGVQTEEGYVEVAHPLTEFANELGLGTGNITSYGRTVYAIELTKAALSLQRSIGMHILVKPGPDAGNLASQRIALSSYAYLERIAVQEYIGGGTEQDAAKLEEAEAKIRADGAAMAREAKAKNPDYVPPPAKLTTMISGVATLQSTDPSARAALAERGITAENWWAVNTLKFNAYEKIETDLADKAVSEASDIADDAQRDAYITGAAVVVALLLAFILAGAVARQMSRSMRQLRNAAFGIAEQRLPMLVDQLSRTDPGRVDTRVQAIPISTTDEIGEVARAFDQVHREAVRLAAEQALLRGNINAIFTNLSRRNQSLIEGQLTLITDLENNEADPDQLENLFKLDHLATRMRRNGENLLVLAGEEPGRRWDQPVPLVDVLRAASSEVEQYERIELSGVPEAEIHGRAVTDLVHLLAELLENATTFSSPQTKVRVTATRLPDGRVMIEIHDKGIGLTAEDFADINHKLANPPTVDAAISQRMGLFVVGRLSDRHGIRVQLRPSGEQAGTTSLVMLPDAITHGGGGEQHVDRDEFTVSQIIPEQNFGGGGENFNQQPMRTAAELGFDDSRYSEVPDDIRELDPVGRSLMREERRAALEAQSHEQPALPGQSGQEPNQATGYRDEYNAGQGYDTGQAYDTGQSGYPEQQPSAYDRQAPYEEQQAPYQEQQAPYQEQQQASYEEPQRSAYDEQYYAPNGGLPQNDTFSPNGGYPEPSYPEPAQEEPSAPGTGGQGGFAAFEQRRHQDDWPQQDGYQNGYPSQYPSQAPETESAQAADASEQDRVGFDRPGSSPSAAHTMTDAGLPRRGATASGANGTGGARHVSQEPPASAPESNGDDWRSANDERWQQASQLRKPKAGGVTSSGLPRRVPKANLIEGAAESTPQGGPQISRAPEDVRGRLSNLRRGVQRGRSAGSETNGQGFGPDSTYNQER
- a CDS encoding GTP-binding protein; this translates as MDFASSDPGRSTTSAKIVVAGGFGVGKTTFVGAVSEINPLRTEAVMTSASAGIDDLTHTGDKTTTTVAMDFGRITLDQDLILYLFGTPGQDRFWFMWDDLVRGAIGAVVLVDTRRLADCFPAVDYFENSGLPFVVALNGFDGQQPYQPEEVREALQIGPDTPIITTDARHRADAKSALITLVEHALMARLR